A genomic window from Methylorubrum extorquens includes:
- a CDS encoding penicillin-binding protein activator: protein MARRGGRWTARAGAALLGLGLTMGLAGCLGVPDAPRPVARAVPEAEPGPSATAGNVIGAGTVKVALIVPLSGQGAAVGAALRNAAELAYDDFQKPSLQILVKDDRGTPEGAREATQAAFAEGAEMVLGPLFAANVQAAGGVARGAGKPVIAFSTDAAVAARGVYLISFLPQSEVDRIVDEASAGGRRSFAALIPETTYGNAVEAQFREAVARRGARLVGIERYPAGNPGPAVDRLRGVIAGSGAQADALFVPDTAEGLMAVAPALTKVGFSPARVRPLGLALWNDPRVLSQAAFQGGRYAAPDTAGFASFAQRYQTRFGTMPPRTASLGYDAVSLTAALVRQYGSQRFADATLTNPAGFSGLDGTFRFLPEGVSERTLAVYEIRNNAANVVSPAPKVLGPSGI, encoded by the coding sequence ATGGCGCGACGCGGCGGACGGTGGACGGCCCGCGCGGGTGCCGCGCTTCTCGGCCTCGGGCTCACGATGGGGCTCGCAGGCTGCCTGGGCGTACCGGATGCACCGCGGCCCGTGGCTCGGGCGGTGCCGGAGGCCGAACCCGGCCCCAGCGCGACGGCCGGCAATGTCATCGGCGCAGGCACGGTGAAGGTCGCTCTGATCGTCCCGCTGAGCGGGCAGGGGGCGGCGGTCGGCGCGGCCCTGCGCAACGCTGCCGAACTCGCCTACGACGATTTCCAGAAGCCGAGCCTCCAGATCCTCGTGAAGGACGACCGCGGCACGCCTGAGGGCGCACGCGAGGCGACGCAGGCGGCCTTCGCCGAGGGCGCCGAAATGGTGCTCGGTCCGCTCTTTGCCGCCAATGTCCAGGCCGCCGGGGGCGTCGCCCGCGGGGCGGGCAAGCCGGTCATCGCGTTCTCGACCGACGCGGCGGTGGCCGCGCGCGGCGTCTACCTCATCAGCTTCCTGCCGCAATCGGAGGTGGACCGCATCGTCGACGAGGCGAGTGCCGGCGGTCGCCGTTCCTTCGCCGCGCTGATCCCCGAGACGACGTACGGGAATGCCGTCGAGGCGCAGTTCCGTGAGGCGGTGGCCCGGCGCGGCGCCCGCCTCGTCGGCATCGAGCGCTACCCGGCCGGCAATCCCGGCCCGGCGGTCGACCGGCTGCGCGGTGTGATCGCGGGCAGCGGCGCCCAGGCCGATGCCCTGTTCGTGCCCGACACCGCCGAAGGCCTGATGGCCGTCGCCCCCGCCCTGACGAAGGTCGGGTTCTCACCCGCGCGGGTGCGTCCCCTCGGGCTCGCCCTGTGGAACGACCCGCGGGTGCTGTCGCAGGCGGCCTTCCAGGGCGGCCGTTACGCTGCGCCCGACACCGCTGGCTTCGCCTCTTTCGCCCAGCGCTACCAGACCCGCTTCGGGACGATGCCGCCGCGCACCGCCTCGCTCGGCTACGACGCGGTCTCGCTCACGGCCGCATTGGTGCGCCAATACGGCTCTCAGCGCTTCGCCGACGCGACCCTGACCAACCCGGCGGGCTTCTCCGGCCTCGACGGCACCTTCCGCTTTCTGCCCGAGGGCGTCAGCGAGCGGACCTTGGCAGTCTATGAGATCCGCAACAACGCGGCGAATGTGGTGAGCCCGGCCCCGAAAGTGCTCGGACCCTCGGGGATCTGA
- the hemW gene encoding radical SAM family heme chaperone HemW, which translates to MPPATPPDHPTRDAGFGIYLHWPFCAAKCPYCDFNSHVRHAGVDQPRFLAAFKREITHAAALAPGRTVTSIFLGGGTPSLMAPDTVAGLLDAVAGAWSVAPGAEVTLEANPTSVEATRFRGYRAAGVNRVSLGVQALDDGDLKRLGRLHSVAEALDAVRTAAAHFERFSFDLIYARPEQTPEAWAAELRRAIDYAAEHLSLYQLTIEPGTPFFGLAQAGRLVPPDDDASRALYDVTQEICGLAGLPAYEISNHARPGAQSRHNLLYWRYGEYAGIGPGAHGRLVLPQGRTGTLTEKAPEAWLGRVERDGHGIIETETLSAEDQGDEYLMMGLRLTEGIDPARYATLKGRPLNAGRLDALVADGLVAQRPDGRIAATARGAPVLNAVVAELAG; encoded by the coding sequence ATGCCCCCCGCGACACCGCCCGACCATCCGACCCGTGATGCGGGATTCGGCATCTACCTGCACTGGCCGTTCTGCGCCGCGAAGTGCCCCTATTGCGACTTCAACAGCCATGTCCGCCATGCGGGCGTGGACCAGCCGCGCTTCCTCGCCGCCTTCAAGCGAGAGATCACCCACGCTGCAGCACTCGCGCCGGGGCGGACGGTCACCAGCATCTTCCTCGGCGGCGGCACGCCCTCGCTGATGGCGCCGGATACGGTGGCGGGCCTGCTCGATGCCGTGGCCGGAGCCTGGAGCGTGGCGCCGGGCGCGGAGGTGACGCTGGAGGCCAACCCCACCAGCGTCGAGGCGACCCGCTTTCGCGGCTATCGCGCCGCCGGCGTCAACCGTGTTTCGCTCGGCGTTCAGGCGCTCGATGACGGCGACCTCAAGCGGCTCGGGCGGCTGCACAGCGTGGCGGAAGCGCTCGACGCCGTGCGCACCGCAGCGGCGCATTTCGAGCGCTTCTCCTTCGATCTGATTTACGCCCGACCGGAGCAGACACCGGAAGCCTGGGCGGCCGAGCTACGCCGGGCGATCGATTACGCCGCCGAACATCTCTCGCTCTATCAGCTCACCATCGAGCCCGGCACGCCGTTCTTCGGCCTTGCTCAGGCCGGACGGCTCGTGCCACCCGACGACGATGCCTCGCGCGCCCTCTACGACGTGACGCAGGAGATCTGCGGGCTTGCCGGCCTGCCGGCCTACGAGATCTCGAATCACGCACGTCCCGGCGCACAGTCGCGCCACAACCTGCTTTACTGGCGCTACGGCGAATATGCCGGCATCGGCCCCGGCGCCCATGGCCGCCTCGTCCTGCCGCAGGGACGCACCGGCACGCTCACCGAGAAGGCGCCCGAAGCCTGGCTCGGCCGCGTCGAGCGCGACGGCCACGGCATCATCGAGACGGAAACGCTGTCTGCCGAGGATCAGGGCGACGAGTACCTGATGATGGGGCTGCGGCTGACGGAGGGCATCGACCCGGCCCGCTACGCGACCCTGAAAGGGCGCCCGCTCAACGCCGGGCGCCTCGACGCGCTGGTGGCGGACGGCCTCGTCGCGCAACGCCCGGATGGCCGCATCGCCGCGACCGCCCGCGGCGCCCCGGTGCTCAACGCCGTGGTGGCGGAATTGGCGGGGTGA
- the rdgB gene encoding RdgB/HAM1 family non-canonical purine NTP pyrophosphatase, with protein sequence MSTHRILSGKVVIATHNAGKLVEMRELLAPFGVEAVSAGELGLPEPDETGTMFSENAAIKAHAAANASGLPAFADDSGLCVDALDGAPGLFSARWAGPDKDFSGAMARIAAEIDKRGATDRRAHFVSALVLAWPDGHTELFEGRVFGDLVAPRGSLGFGYDPMFRPEGMDRTFGEISSEEKHGVDWQSGNALSHRARAFVELAKACLRRPG encoded by the coding sequence GTGAGCACGCACCGCATCCTCTCGGGCAAGGTCGTCATCGCGACCCACAATGCCGGCAAGCTCGTGGAGATGCGCGAGCTGCTGGCCCCATTCGGGGTCGAGGCGGTGTCGGCCGGCGAACTCGGCCTGCCGGAGCCCGACGAGACCGGCACGATGTTCTCGGAGAACGCGGCGATCAAGGCGCACGCCGCCGCCAACGCCTCTGGCCTACCGGCCTTCGCCGACGATTCCGGCCTCTGCGTCGATGCGCTGGACGGCGCGCCGGGCCTGTTTTCCGCCCGCTGGGCCGGCCCGGACAAGGACTTTTCCGGCGCCATGGCCCGGATCGCGGCCGAAATCGACAAGCGTGGCGCCACGGACCGTCGCGCCCACTTCGTCTCGGCGCTCGTCCTGGCATGGCCCGACGGCCATACCGAGCTGTTCGAAGGCCGCGTCTTCGGCGATCTGGTGGCGCCGCGCGGCAGCCTCGGGTTCGGCTACGATCCGATGTTCCGGCCCGAGGGCATGGATCGCACCTTCGGCGAGATCTCGTCGGAGGAGAAGCACGGCGTCGATTGGCAGAGCGGTAACGCCCTTTCGCACCGGGCGCGGGCCTTCGTCGAGCTTGCAAAGGCGTGCCTGCGACGGCCAGGCTGA
- the rph gene encoding ribonuclease PH: protein MRPSKRAADAMRDVTLERAVARYAEGSCLVTFGNTRVLCTASLEERGPPWLRGSGKGWVTAEYAMLPRATHERTRREVNSGKPSGRTQEIQRLIGRSLRAVTNLPALGERQITVDCDVIQADGGTRTASITGAWVALHDCFAWMRARSIISVDPLKDHVAAVSCGIYKGQPVLDLDYAEDSAAETDANFVVTGKGGIVEVQGTAEMEPFTDEQFLELLRLAKGGVAGLVELQRKAIA from the coding sequence ATGCGGCCCTCGAAGCGCGCGGCGGACGCGATGCGCGACGTCACGCTGGAGCGGGCGGTCGCCCGCTACGCGGAAGGCTCCTGCCTCGTCACCTTCGGCAACACCCGTGTGCTCTGCACCGCCTCGCTGGAAGAGCGCGGCCCGCCGTGGCTGCGCGGTTCCGGCAAGGGCTGGGTCACCGCCGAGTATGCGATGCTGCCGCGTGCCACCCACGAGCGCACCCGCCGCGAGGTCAATTCCGGCAAGCCGTCGGGCCGCACGCAGGAAATCCAGCGGTTGATCGGCCGCTCCCTGCGCGCCGTCACCAACCTGCCGGCGCTCGGCGAGCGACAGATCACCGTCGATTGCGACGTGATCCAGGCCGACGGCGGCACCCGTACCGCCTCGATCACCGGTGCCTGGGTGGCCCTGCACGATTGCTTTGCCTGGATGCGCGCCCGCTCGATCATCTCGGTCGATCCCCTGAAGGACCATGTCGCGGCGGTCTCCTGCGGCATCTACAAGGGCCAGCCGGTGCTCGACCTCGACTACGCCGAGGATTCGGCGGCCGAGACGGACGCGAACTTCGTCGTCACCGGCAAGGGCGGCATCGTCGAGGTGCAAGGCACCGCCGAGATGGAGCCGTTCACGGACGAACAGTTCCTCGAATTGCTCCGGCTCGCCAAGGGCGGCGTCGCGGGGCTCGTCGAACTGCAGCGGAAGGCCATCGCGTGA
- the hrcA gene encoding heat-inducible transcriptional repressor HrcA — protein MRQVPLPLIEALQPIVNPQPQALAALNERAREIFRQIVESYVTTGEPVGSRNLARILPMSLSPASIRNVMADLEHSGLIFAPHTSSGRLPTELGLRFFVDAMMEIGDVDLAEKARIEAQMQAAASRHTFDSALAEASSLLSGISRGAGVVLTTKVDAGLKHVEFVRLDAERALVVLVSIDGTVENRLVDLPPGLPAGALQEASNFLNARLRGRTLDTLRADIENGRTEMKRELDTLTERLVDAGLATTVGPSEARQLIVRGQANLLDDLRAAEDLERIRLLFNDLETQKDVIELLARAEQGDGVRIFIGSENKLFSLSGSSMIAAPFRDSAQKIVGVVGVIGPTRLNYSRIVPMVDYTARVVSGLLDRSR, from the coding sequence ATGCGCCAGGTTCCTCTTCCCTTGATCGAGGCTCTACAGCCCATCGTGAATCCGCAACCCCAAGCGCTCGCCGCCCTCAACGAGCGTGCCCGAGAAATCTTCCGGCAGATCGTCGAGAGCTACGTCACCACCGGCGAGCCGGTAGGGTCGCGCAATCTCGCGCGCATCCTGCCGATGAGCCTGTCTCCGGCCTCGATCCGCAACGTGATGGCGGATCTGGAGCATTCCGGACTGATCTTTGCACCTCACACATCGTCCGGGCGCCTGCCGACGGAGCTGGGCCTGCGCTTCTTCGTCGATGCGATGATGGAGATCGGCGATGTCGATCTCGCCGAGAAGGCGCGCATCGAGGCGCAGATGCAGGCGGCAGCCTCGCGTCACACCTTCGATTCGGCCCTGGCCGAGGCGTCCTCGCTGCTGTCGGGCATCTCCCGCGGGGCGGGCGTTGTGCTGACCACCAAGGTCGATGCCGGGCTCAAGCATGTGGAGTTCGTGCGGCTCGATGCCGAGCGCGCGCTCGTGGTTCTGGTCTCGATCGACGGAACGGTGGAGAACCGCCTCGTCGATCTTCCGCCGGGCCTGCCGGCGGGGGCGCTGCAGGAGGCCTCGAACTTCCTCAACGCCCGCCTGCGGGGCCGCACCCTCGATACCCTGCGTGCCGATATCGAGAACGGCCGCACGGAGATGAAGCGGGAGCTCGACACTCTGACCGAGCGATTGGTCGATGCCGGGCTCGCCACCACGGTCGGCCCGTCCGAGGCGCGCCAGCTCATCGTGCGGGGGCAGGCCAACCTTCTGGACGACCTGCGCGCGGCCGAAGACTTGGAGCGCATCCGCTTGCTGTTCAACGACCTCGAGACGCAGAAGGATGTGATCGAGCTGCTGGCGCGGGCGGAGCAGGGCGACGGCGTGCGCATCTTCATCGGCTCGGAGAACAAGCTGTTTTCGCTCTCCGGCTCCTCAATGATCGCCGCCCCCTTCCGCGACAGCGCGCAGAAGATCGTCGGTGTCGTCGGCGTGATCGGCCCGACGCGGCTCAACTATTCCCGCATCGTGCCGATGGTGGACTACACCGCCCGCGTGGTCTCGGGGCTGCTCGACCGGTCGCGGTAG
- a CDS encoding DMT family transporter, producing MPTVVNRTMSPFEWAMLLGLSVLWGGSFFFAGVALSALPPLTLVVLRVGLAALILNAALPLAGIRLPRGRDVWIAFFRMGLLNNVVPFCLIVWGQTQIASGLAAILNATTPLFTVVVAHLLTSDERMTGSRMAGALTGLLGVAVMIGAGAFADQGSHLLAQLAVLGAALSYALAGVFGRRFQRMSIPPLATATGQVTASTLVLLPVALLVDRPWTLPMPGVAVWGAVLGIAVLSTALAYWLYFRLLATAGATNLLLVTFLIPMTAILLGALVLGEPLDVRHTVGMALIGAALAAIDGRVLKRMRGRRIEEPGVYQGRDI from the coding sequence ATGCCAACCGTCGTCAACCGCACCATGTCCCCGTTCGAATGGGCGATGCTGCTCGGATTGTCCGTGCTCTGGGGCGGATCGTTCTTCTTCGCGGGTGTGGCACTGTCCGCGCTGCCGCCTCTGACGCTCGTCGTCCTACGCGTCGGATTGGCCGCGCTGATCCTCAATGCCGCCCTGCCTCTGGCCGGCATCCGCCTGCCTCGCGGCCGCGACGTCTGGATTGCCTTCTTCCGGATGGGGCTCCTCAACAACGTCGTGCCCTTCTGCCTCATCGTCTGGGGACAGACGCAGATCGCCTCGGGGCTCGCAGCCATCCTCAACGCCACGACACCGCTCTTCACCGTCGTCGTCGCCCACCTGCTGACGTCCGACGAGCGGATGACCGGAAGCCGGATGGCGGGGGCGCTCACCGGCCTCCTGGGTGTGGCCGTGATGATCGGCGCCGGGGCGTTCGCCGACCAAGGGAGCCATCTCCTGGCGCAACTCGCGGTGCTCGGCGCAGCCCTATCCTACGCCCTGGCCGGCGTCTTCGGGCGGCGCTTCCAGCGCATGAGCATCCCGCCGCTCGCCACCGCGACCGGCCAGGTGACGGCATCCACGCTCGTGCTTCTGCCCGTGGCGTTGCTGGTGGACCGGCCGTGGACGCTGCCGATGCCAGGCGTGGCCGTATGGGGCGCGGTGCTCGGAATCGCGGTGCTTTCCACCGCGCTCGCATACTGGCTCTACTTCCGCCTGCTGGCGACGGCCGGGGCGACCAATCTCCTGCTCGTCACCTTTCTGATCCCGATGACAGCCATCCTGCTCGGCGCCCTGGTGCTGGGCGAGCCTCTGGATGTTCGGCACACTGTCGGCATGGCCCTCATCGGCGCCGCTCTTGCAGCCATCGATGGACGTGTTCTCAAGCGGATGAGGGGACGGCGCATCGAAGAGCCCGGCGTCTATCAGGGCCGGGATATCTGA
- a CDS encoding DUF2147 domain-containing protein, whose translation MTPILTRFATAAIAALAAFACMSPDMAKAADPTGIWLTEDGRARVRTEHCGSDGRHLCGYVVWLQKLEGEDGKPRTDRYHPDARRQARTILGHQMLLGLKPNSEGRFEGKIYNGDNGKAYDVTVWSETPTELSVKGCMLAVFCGSQVWTRVSDVPPGQLQAATDAPGGPRADPEWAAKPAPGTGPKGRTPDGQKTAPR comes from the coding sequence ATGACACCCATCCTGACACGCTTCGCCACGGCGGCGATCGCCGCGCTGGCCGCATTCGCCTGCATGAGTCCGGATATGGCCAAGGCCGCCGACCCGACCGGGATCTGGCTCACCGAGGACGGGCGCGCCCGCGTCCGCACGGAGCATTGCGGCAGCGACGGCCGTCACCTGTGCGGCTACGTGGTGTGGCTGCAGAAGCTTGAGGGCGAGGACGGCAAGCCGCGGACCGACCGCTACCATCCAGACGCGCGTCGGCAGGCGCGGACGATCCTCGGCCACCAAATGCTGCTCGGGCTCAAGCCGAATTCAGAGGGGCGCTTCGAGGGCAAGATCTACAACGGCGACAACGGCAAGGCTTACGACGTCACCGTCTGGAGCGAGACGCCGACCGAACTCTCGGTGAAGGGCTGCATGCTCGCGGTGTTCTGCGGCTCGCAGGTCTGGACGCGGGTCAGCGACGTGCCGCCGGGACAGCTCCAGGCGGCGACCGACGCACCGGGCGGGCCGCGCGCCGATCCCGAATGGGCAGCCAAGCCCGCACCGGGGACAGGTCCGAAGGGCCGCACGCCGGACGGGCAGAAGACCGCGCCGCGATAG
- a CDS encoding efflux RND transporter permease subunit, with product MRLNISAWAIRNPIAPLVLFLVLVVLGLVSFRGLAVTRMPNVDVPIVSVTITQGGAAPSELQTQVTKWVEDSIAGVRGVKHITSAITEGSSVTTVEFRLEVNTDRAVNDVKDAVSKIRINLPRTIDEPIIQRVEITGLPILIYGVTSPAMTPADLSWFVEDKVARTLQGVKGVGGVERVGGVAREIRITPLPDRLLALGITAADVNRQVRITSADLAGGRGEVGGREQSIRTLAASRTIRDLKATSIVLPGGRKVRLDDLATVEDLIEEPRTFARFNGESVVAFSVSRGSGASDAEVAAGVEKKIAEFAQGYPDIQFQEIDSSVAATRGSYASAMHTLMEGAALAVIVVFLFLRDWRATLIAAVALPLSVLPTFWAMDALGFTLNGISLLAITLVTGILVDDAIVEIENVVRHMRMGKSPYRASIEGADEIGLAVIAITATLIAVFAPVSFMGGIAGRYFIQFGLTIAVSVFMSLLVARLITPLLAAYFLRDHGHAEEREGPVMRGYTRLVGWSVRHKWITLMVGLALFAGSIVSTKLLPSGFIPKQDNARTLFMIELAPGARLPDTIAVADRVVERIRALPEVTSVFVDGGRQAGGKKETRLATLIVNLSPKSERTKRQWTIESEVAALLSQEPDIRSWTLRDSGQRDLALVVSGPDVDVVTEIAARLQRDMAAIPHLVSVMSTAPLNRTEVRIRPKAGAAADLGVATDVIAETVRVGTIGDIGINLAKFNAADRQVPIRVQLPESARGAIARLENLKVPAKNGTAVPLAAVADIELDQGPGAIERYDRAVRVAVEANMEGSDALGSLIEQALATPTAKSLPPGVTIRQTGDAEIMQEVFSGFLMAMGAGIMMVYAVLVLLFGSFLQPLTILFSLPLSIGGAILGLLICHMPISMPVVIGLLMLMGLVTKNAIMLVDFAVEEMAHGVDRVTAIVDAGRKRARPIVMTTIAMAAGMVPSALALGIGGEFRAPMAVAVIAGLIVSTLLSLVFVPAVFLLMDSLGSNIGRLLSRFVGPRDEAEDAPTPAAHHG from the coding sequence ATGCGCCTGAACATCTCCGCCTGGGCGATCCGCAATCCGATCGCGCCCCTCGTCCTGTTCCTCGTGCTGGTGGTGCTCGGCCTCGTCAGCTTCCGGGGACTCGCGGTCACCCGCATGCCGAACGTGGACGTGCCGATCGTCTCGGTGACGATCACGCAGGGCGGCGCCGCCCCTTCCGAGTTGCAGACCCAGGTCACGAAATGGGTCGAGGATTCGATTGCGGGCGTGCGCGGCGTCAAGCACATCACCTCGGCGATCACGGAAGGGTCCTCCGTCACCACGGTCGAGTTCCGGCTCGAGGTGAACACCGACCGGGCGGTCAACGACGTGAAGGATGCGGTCTCGAAGATCCGCATCAACCTGCCCCGTACCATCGACGAGCCGATCATCCAGCGCGTCGAGATCACCGGCCTGCCGATCCTCATCTACGGGGTGACATCCCCCGCAATGACCCCGGCCGACCTGTCGTGGTTCGTCGAGGACAAGGTGGCGCGCACGCTCCAGGGCGTGAAGGGCGTCGGCGGCGTCGAGCGTGTCGGCGGTGTTGCCCGCGAGATCCGCATCACTCCCCTACCCGACCGGTTGCTGGCGCTCGGCATCACCGCGGCGGACGTGAACCGACAGGTGCGCATCACCTCGGCCGACTTGGCCGGCGGACGCGGCGAGGTCGGCGGGCGCGAGCAGTCGATCCGCACGTTGGCCGCCTCGCGCACGATCCGCGACCTGAAGGCGACCTCCATCGTCTTGCCCGGCGGCCGCAAGGTCCGCCTCGACGACCTCGCCACGGTCGAGGATTTGATCGAGGAGCCACGCACCTTCGCCCGCTTTAACGGCGAATCCGTCGTCGCCTTCTCGGTCTCCCGCGGCTCGGGCGCGAGCGATGCCGAGGTTGCTGCGGGCGTCGAGAAGAAGATCGCCGAGTTCGCTCAAGGCTATCCCGACATCCAGTTCCAGGAGATCGATTCCTCGGTCGCGGCGACGCGGGGCAGCTACGCCTCGGCGATGCACACGCTGATGGAGGGCGCCGCCCTCGCCGTTATCGTGGTGTTCCTGTTCCTGCGCGACTGGCGCGCCACCCTGATCGCCGCGGTCGCTCTGCCGCTCTCCGTGCTTCCGACCTTCTGGGCGATGGATGCGCTGGGCTTCACCCTCAACGGGATCAGCCTGCTCGCGATCACGCTGGTCACGGGCATCCTCGTGGACGACGCCATCGTCGAGATCGAGAACGTGGTGCGCCACATGCGGATGGGCAAATCACCCTACCGCGCTTCGATCGAGGGCGCCGACGAGATCGGGCTTGCCGTCATCGCCATCACCGCGACCCTGATCGCGGTCTTCGCCCCCGTTTCCTTCATGGGCGGCATCGCCGGGCGCTACTTCATCCAGTTCGGACTCACCATCGCCGTGTCGGTGTTCATGTCGCTGCTGGTGGCACGCCTGATCACGCCACTCCTGGCCGCCTACTTCCTGCGCGACCACGGCCACGCGGAGGAGCGAGAGGGCCCGGTGATGCGCGGCTATACCCGCCTCGTCGGCTGGTCGGTGCGCCATAAGTGGATCACGCTGATGGTGGGGCTCGCGCTGTTTGCCGGCTCGATCGTCTCGACCAAGCTCCTGCCCTCGGGCTTCATCCCGAAGCAGGACAACGCCCGCACCCTGTTCATGATCGAGCTGGCTCCGGGCGCCCGCCTCCCCGACACCATCGCGGTTGCCGACCGCGTGGTCGAACGCATCCGTGCCCTGCCCGAGGTCACCTCGGTCTTCGTCGATGGCGGTCGTCAGGCCGGCGGCAAGAAGGAGACGCGGCTCGCCACGCTGATCGTGAATCTGAGCCCGAAATCCGAGCGCACGAAGCGCCAATGGACCATCGAATCCGAAGTCGCCGCCCTGCTGTCACAGGAGCCCGACATCCGCTCGTGGACCCTGCGTGACAGCGGCCAGCGCGACCTTGCCCTCGTCGTCAGCGGCCCCGACGTCGATGTGGTGACGGAGATCGCCGCACGGCTCCAGCGTGACATGGCTGCGATCCCGCACCTCGTCTCGGTGATGTCGACGGCACCGCTGAACCGCACCGAGGTGCGCATCCGCCCGAAGGCGGGTGCTGCGGCCGATCTCGGCGTCGCGACCGACGTGATCGCAGAAACCGTGCGGGTCGGCACCATCGGCGACATCGGCATCAATCTGGCCAAGTTCAACGCGGCGGACCGCCAAGTGCCGATCCGGGTGCAGCTCCCCGAGAGCGCCCGCGGCGCGATCGCACGGCTCGAAAACCTGAAGGTACCGGCCAAGAACGGAACGGCGGTGCCGCTCGCGGCGGTGGCCGACATCGAACTCGACCAGGGCCCCGGCGCGATCGAGCGCTACGACCGGGCGGTACGCGTGGCGGTCGAGGCCAACATGGAGGGCTCGGACGCGCTCGGCTCACTGATCGAGCAAGCGCTGGCGACACCGACGGCGAAAAGCCTGCCGCCGGGCGTGACCATCCGCCAGACCGGTGACGCCGAGATCATGCAGGAGGTCTTCTCCGGCTTCCTCATGGCGATGGGCGCCGGCATCATGATGGTCTACGCGGTGCTGGTGCTGCTGTTCGGTTCGTTTCTCCAGCCGCTCACGATCCTGTTCTCGCTGCCCCTCTCGATCGGCGGCGCCATCCTCGGCCTGCTGATCTGCCACATGCCGATCTCGATGCCGGTGGTGATCGGCCTCCTGATGCTCATGGGGCTGGTGACGAAGAACGCGATCATGCTCGTGGACTTCGCCGTCGAGGAGATGGCCCACGGCGTGGATCGCGTCACCGCCATCGTCGATGCCGGGCGCAAGCGGGCCCGGCCGATCGTGATGACCACGATTGCCATGGCCGCCGGCATGGTCCCCTCGGCCCTCGCGCTCGGCATCGGCGGCGAGTTCCGCGCGCCGATGGCTGTCGCCGTGATCGCCGGGCTCATCGTCTCGACCCTGCTCTCGCTGGTCTTCGTCCCCGCGGTGTTCCTTCTGATGGACAGCCTCGGCAGCAACATCGGCCGGCTGCTCAGCCGCTTCGTCGGCCCGCGCGATGAGGCCGAAGACGCCCCCACCCCGGCCGCACACCACGGCTGA
- a CDS encoding efflux RND transporter periplasmic adaptor subunit produces the protein MKRVRALALPAFLLAAAGLAPARAETTPPPSKTAPAPTVSVVEAERREIIESVVVTGTLVPRDEILVTPEIDGYRLVELLTEEGMRVEKGQVLARLNRDLIDRQLAQQGALIDKVSAAVPQAQNNIEQAEASELEARLAHDRAKQLIQTGITTAAVMENRTAALRQAEGKLAFARNGLAMAKAELAQAKAVRDELELRLARTEIRAPEAGIVSRRTARVGMATSASAEPLFRLIARGEIELEAEVIETKLPLLREGAPAFIEIGEGERVTGNVRAVYPEVDRASRLGKVRVRLDPDPRLRIGTFARGGVELARTRGVTVPQASVLYGGGKRSSVLVVAEDKVESREVRTGLSDDDDIEIRSGLSEGERVVARAGSFLRDGDRVRPVPLARPGQTPAAISVAPSPQATADAGSR, from the coding sequence ATGAAACGCGTCCGGGCCCTCGCCCTCCCTGCCTTCCTGCTCGCCGCCGCGGGCCTCGCGCCGGCTCGCGCAGAGACCACCCCGCCCCCGTCGAAGACCGCCCCGGCGCCCACCGTCAGCGTGGTCGAGGCCGAGCGGCGCGAGATCATCGAGAGCGTGGTCGTGACCGGCACCCTGGTGCCGCGCGACGAGATCCTCGTGACCCCCGAGATCGACGGCTACCGCCTCGTCGAACTTTTGACCGAGGAGGGCATGCGCGTCGAGAAGGGGCAGGTGCTCGCCCGCCTCAACCGCGACCTGATCGACCGCCAGCTCGCGCAGCAAGGTGCGCTGATCGACAAGGTGAGCGCCGCCGTGCCGCAGGCGCAGAACAACATCGAGCAGGCCGAGGCCTCCGAACTCGAAGCGCGTCTGGCCCATGATCGCGCCAAGCAACTGATCCAGACCGGCATCACCACCGCGGCCGTCATGGAGAACCGCACCGCCGCCCTGCGGCAGGCGGAGGGCAAGCTCGCCTTCGCCCGCAACGGGTTGGCGATGGCCAAGGCCGAACTGGCGCAGGCCAAGGCGGTGCGCGACGAACTCGAATTGCGCCTTGCCCGCACCGAGATCCGCGCACCGGAAGCCGGCATCGTCAGCCGCCGCACGGCGCGGGTCGGCATGGCGACGTCCGCGTCGGCCGAGCCGCTGTTCCGGCTGATCGCCCGCGGCGAGATCGAACTCGAGGCCGAGGTCATCGAGACCAAGCTGCCGCTGCTGCGCGAGGGTGCCCCTGCCTTCATCGAGATCGGCGAGGGCGAGCGCGTCACGGGCAACGTCCGCGCGGTCTACCCGGAGGTCGATCGCGCGAGCCGGCTCGGAAAGGTCCGCGTCCGCCTCGATCCCGATCCGCGCCTGCGCATCGGCACCTTCGCCCGCGGCGGCGTCGAACTCGCCCGCACCCGCGGCGTCACGGTGCCCCAGGCCTCCGTTCTCTACGGCGGCGGCAAGCGCAGCTCCGTGCTCGTCGTCGCGGAGGACAAGGTCGAGTCCCGCGAGGTCCGCACCGGCCTGTCCGACGACGACGACATCGAGATCCGCTCCGGCCTTTCGGAAGGTGAGCGGGTCGTGGCCCGCGCCGGCAGCTTCCTGCGCGACGGCGACCGCGTCCGCCCGGTTCCGCTCGCGCGACCGGGCCAGACACCGGCCGCAATCTCCGTCGCGCCCTCGCCGCAGGCCACCGCCGACGCAGGCTCGCGCTGA